The Methanosarcina barkeri MS DNA window TGGTTCCCCTGAAATTCCTCCAAGTTCCGCAGCCTTGTCAATTGCATCATAAATATTTCCAAAGCCATCCACAAGCCCAAGTTCCTTTGCCCTGACTCCGGTGTATATGCGACCATCAGCAAGAGATTTTACGTTACTTCTGGACATGTTGCGCCCTTCAGAAACCTCAGCTACGAAATTTTCGTAGCTATCCATAACTACAGAATCAGCATACTCTTTTTCCTGATCAGTAAGTCCTCTCCAGGTACTTCCCATGTCTTTCATTTCTCCAGATTTTGCAACATAGTAATCTACACCTGTTTCTTGATTAGAGAGAGAATTATTCTGGAAGACCCAGATCACTCCAATAGATCCGGTATTTGTAGAGGGGTTTGCAATAATGTAATCAGTCGGCGCAGAGATATAATATGCAGCACTGGCTGCAAGGTCCCCCATGGATACAACAACAGGAATTCCTTTTGCCTGGGCTTTCTTAATTTCTTCTACAATTTCTTGAGCTGCTGCTGGAGATCCTCCAGGACTGTCAATTCTAAGCACAATTGCCTTGACTCCATCATCTGCGGCAGCACTGCGAATATCTCCTGCAATCGCTTCTGAAGTAGCATAACCAAGCCCTTCAGCAACGTTTCCGGAAAAGATAGTGCCCTGGATATAGATAACAGCTACCTTCTCCGAACTTCCCAAGTTTCCACCAACACCAAAATTGGAGGAGATTAACGCAAGACTCACCAGTATGATAGCAACGAGAGCCAGTACGACCAGCAGGTAGGGCATCCATCTATGCTTTTTTTTCTGTGGATACGGATTGGGATTCATGCTTAAACTCTTGTTTTTAATTTCTTTATTTTCAGAGACCTCAATGTGGGTCCCATGATCAGCCATTTTTTCCGGACCATCAGGGGCAGAGCTGTCAAAGGAGTTATCACTAGTACCGTAAATTCCATTATCAGGAACAGAGCAACCTCTTCCATTGTGAGGACTGCTTTGTAAGTTGTCATCTCCGGATAGATCTTCTGAGTTCGTATCTTCAGGGTTTATGTTTTTATCGCTCATATCTGATGGAACCGTATATATAGAACCGTATATTTTAGATTTGCCGCTTTAGTTTGCGGTCTTGAGCATTATTTATATTTTTAATCAAGAGAGTAAATAGTATTGTAACAGGCGGTGCAAAGGATACTTACAAAAGCCCGCAGACAATAGAATTTACAAACAGCTCATTTATCGGAGCTATTATTAATCTATCTCTACATTCCACCCTTCTTTATATATGATTATTAACTATTCCTCAAATAGATTACCTTGTAAAACACAATAGTGAAATATATTTTAGAATTGCAACAAACATTTTCTAAAAAAGTTTGATCAAAAAGCGTGAGCGAAATATATTTCAGAGTTGCAATCGTCGAAGAGGAATATATTCATAAAAAATATATGGAGATAAGAATGCCAGAATCATCCAGTAAACCCGTACTTGTCACCTGTGGCCTGCCTTATGCTAACGGCAAGGCTCATATCGGGCATCTCCGGACCTATGTGCCCGCAGATATTTATGCCCGTTCCCTGCGAAAAGAA harbors:
- the sppA gene encoding signal peptide peptidase SppA, which codes for MSDKNINPEDTNSEDLSGDDNLQSSPHNGRGCSVPDNGIYGTSDNSFDSSAPDGPEKMADHGTHIEVSENKEIKNKSLSMNPNPYPQKKKHRWMPYLLVVLALVAIILVSLALISSNFGVGGNLGSSEKVAVIYIQGTIFSGNVAEGLGYATSEAIAGDIRSAAADDGVKAIVLRIDSPGGSPAAAQEIVEEIKKAQAKGIPVVVSMGDLAASAAYYISAPTDYIIANPSTNTGSIGVIWVFQNNSLSNQETGVDYYVAKSGEMKDMGSTWRGLTDQEKEYADSVVMDSYENFVAEVSEGRNMSRSNVKSLADGRIYTGVRAKELGLVDGFGNIYDAIDKAAELGGISGEPKVEYMNKASISRLLLGSDSKGSNETAKQSVSYFEESPYGRLLA